A single region of the Lycium barbarum isolate Lr01 chromosome 2, ASM1917538v2, whole genome shotgun sequence genome encodes:
- the LOC132627666 gene encoding oligopeptide transporter 2-like has protein sequence MAVNMQEKIQQNDPEKVLVPQEDDDEESPIEQVRLTVSNDDDPSLPVWTFRMWFLGLLSCALLSFLNTFFSYRSEPLVITMITVQVATLPLGRIMARVLPTRKFKIMSWEFTLNPGPFNMKEHVLISIFANAGSAFGNGPAYAVGIVDIIKAFYFRNISFLAGWILVIATQVLGYGWAGIMRKYVVDPAEMWWPSSLVQVSLFRALHEKEGEGKSSRGKFFLVVLACSFIWYIVPGFLFPTLSNLSLLCLAYPKSVLAQQLGSGMQGLGIFSFTFDWAVIASYLGSPLVYPFFSIVNVIVGYIGVVYILIPISYWGLNIYNAKNFPLFSSQLFDARGQIYNVTSIVNDKFEIDKVSYAQHGRIHLSMFFAVTYGLNFAAVVATITHVALFNGKEICQRFRASYKGKPDIHTRLMMKYKDIPSWWFHLMLALSMVLSLVLCIFMNDQVQLPWWGLLSAACMALIFTLPISIITATTNMSPGLNVITEYFIGLLYPGRPIANVCFKTFGYMSMSQAVSFLQDFKLGHYMKVPPRSMFIVQLIGTILGGTINMCVAWWLLNSIEHICQPNLLPPNSPWTCQSDRVFFDASVIWGLVGPWRIFGPLGEYSVLNWFFIGGAVAPFLVWVLYKSFPSQSWIKLINLPVLFAATASMPPATSLNFNSWILIGTVFNFFIFRYRKKWWQRYNYVLSAALDAGVALMGVALFFCITLWNVNFSWWGTGGEYCDLASCPTGKGISVDGCPLT, from the exons ATGGCCGTAAACATGCAAGAAAAAATCCAACAAAACGATCCAGAAAAAGTACTTGTTCCTCAAGAAGATGATGACGAAGAATCGCCAATTGAACAAGTTCGTTTAACAGTATCGAACGATGACGATCCATCTCTTCCAGTATGGACTTTTCGTATGTGGTTTTTAGGACTTTTGTCGTGTGCATTGCTTTCGTTTCTCAATACTTTTTTCAGTTACAGATCAGAGCCATTGGTGATTACTATGATTACTGTCCAGGTGGCGACATTGCCACTTGGTCGTATAATGGCTAGGGTTTTACCAACGAGGAAGTTTAAGATTATGTCATGGGAGTTTACGTTGAATCCAGGGCCGTTTAATATGAAAGAACATGTTTTGATTTCTATTTTTGCGAATGCTGGATCTGCTTTTGGGAATGGACCTGCTTATGCTGTTGGGATTGTTGATATTATTAAAGCTTTTTATTTTAGGAATATCTCCTTCTTGGCTGGTTGGATTCTTGTGATTGCCACTCAG GTTCTGGGATATGGTTGGGCAGGAATTATGAGGAAGTATGTGGTAGACCCTGCAGAGATGTGGTGGCCAAGTAGTCTGGTTCAAGTTTCTCTATTCAG GGCTCTCCATGAAAAAGAAGGAGAAGGGAAAAGCTCAAGAGGGAAATTTTTCTTAGTTGTACTAGCTTGCAGCTTCATATGGTACATTGTCCCTGGTTTTCTCTTCCCAACATTGTCAAACTTATCTTTGCTCTGCTTGGCCTATCCCAAATCAGTGTTAGCCCAGCAACTTGGTTCAGGCATGCAAGGACTTGGAATTTTTTCCTTCACTTTTGATTGGGCAGTTATAGCATCATACCTTGGTAGCCCTCTAGTTTACCCCTTCTTTTCCATTGTCAATGTCATAGTGGGTTATATTGGAGTAGTGTATATACTAATTCCAATTTCCTATTGGGGGTTGAACATCTACAATGCCAAGAACTTCCCCCTATTCTCCTCACAGCTGTTTGATGCTCGGGGGCAGATATATAATGTTACATCCATTGTTAATGATAAGTTTGAGATAGACAAGGTATCATATGCACAACACGGACGCATACATCTCAGCATGTTCTTTGCTGTTACTTATGGCCTGAATTTCGCAGCTGTTGTGGCTACTATCACTCATGTTGCTCTATTCAATGGAAA GGAAATATGTCAGCGATTCCGAGCCTCATACAAAGGAAAGCCTGATATTCACACAAGACTTATGATGAAATATAAGGACATACCTAGCTGGTGGTTTCACCTCATGCTTGCACTTTCAATGGTTTTGTCTCTCGTCCTATGTATCTTCATGAACGATCAAGTTCAGCTTCCGTGGTGGGGGCTTCTCTCTGCAGCCTGTATGGCTTTGATATTTACCCTACCGATAAGCATAATAACAGCCACCACAAACATG TCACCAGGACTAAACGTGATCACAGAATATTTTATTGGTCTGTTATACCCGGGGAGACCAATAGCCAATGTTTGCTTCAAGACTTTTGGTTACATGAGTATGAGCCAAGCTGTTTCCTTTCTCCAAGATTTTAAGCTCGGTCATTACATGAAGGTTCCTCCAAGATCAATGTTCATCGTTCAG CTAATTGGAACCATACTTGGTGGTACAATCAATATGTGTGTAGCATGGTGGCTACTTAACAGCATTGAACACATATGCCAACCTAACTTGCTTCCTCCCAACAGTCCATGGACCTGTCAGAGTGATCGAGTCTTTTTTGATGCATCAGTTATCTGGGGATTAGTAGGACCGTGGAGAATATTCGGACCCCTTGGAGAATATAGTGTCCTCAATTGGTTCTTTATTGGAGGTGCAGTGGCTCCATTTTTGGTGTGGGTGCTATACAAATCATTCCCAAGCCAAAGTTGGATTAAATTGATCAACCTTCCAGTACTTTTTGCAGCTACAGCCAGTATGCCTCCAGCAACATCATTGAATTTCAACAGCTGGATTCTCATTGGAACAGTGTTCAATTTCTTCATTTTCAGATACAGAAAG